The genomic region CTTTTCAATTACATTAGAAATGCCAAAGTGCTGAGTTAAAAACAATGACTCTGTTCTGTCATGATCTCTCTACAGTAAACACTGCCAGACAGATATTTGGTAAAGTGCAAGTTGTGCCCAGCCTTTTGACTATTATACAAATAGTTGTTAGTTCAAGTagcgtgcgcgcgtgtgtgtgtgtgtgtgtgtgtgtgtgtgtgtgtgtgtgtgtgtgtgtgtgtgtgtgtgtgtgtgtttacaatGTGTGCTTGTGGTAGCTGAGCATCCTTGCGGAGGTGATTCCGGCATTATTGACAAACAATTGTAAGCCATGCTGGGTAAAATTGATCATCAAATCTTTTCCCCAAATGTGTTTGTGCATGACAGCTAATGTTCAGAAAATTCCTCAGATGGCACCCCAAATTGCTGTAGGGTTCTGTGTTCATGATATTTCCTTCACAGTTTTGGGAAAGGAAAAGCTGCATTCTGAGGAATTTCCAATTCATTTTCTAATTCATGAATATTCTCACTGGCCAACACCTCTTTCATTATTTACTTCTTACTCTATCTTACGTCACTCTGCCATTTTGTTACGTGATATAGggttaatccagtggttctcaaccctttttttccacttacgtcccaccttaagtaatccttactaactacagagcacctacggcatccttaaggtgagatgtgaggcgaaaaaaatgttgagaaccactgggttaattgTTGCATTTGGGCAGCTTGTGGATTAGaaggatctgttaccatgctgtatgtctaaattattattAATACAACATGGAGTTTGAGGTAAAATATTAGCATGACTCTGTTGGTCATGTTTTTGGAAGAAGTGACAGGGTCTTAGACcccagccatcagattccttacAAAATGCACACTCTACCAAAGGTTAACAATAGACTGGATTAATTGACTTTGTTCAGTTACAATGTTTTCATACCATTCCTTAAAGACGTGGACGGCTGTGATATCAATGTTAAATTTGATAATACCATCATACAGCTCAAAAAATGGATGGAGATTTCCAGTAGGATTAGGTAAATCATTTGAATGTGCAAAGATGTTGTACAATAACTGGCATCCATTACAATTAAGGGCAGCactgttggcgtagtggttagtgcaatgcctttacagcacctgtgatcaggaccagagttAGAATCCTCACCGTCTGtcagtatgttctccctgtatctgcatgggttttccctgggggctccattttcctcccaccattcaaaatgaatcGGGGGctgaaggttaatggggtgtaaattgagctcgtgggccgaaatggcctgttactgtgctctatgtctaaatttaatctcATATGCTGTGTACATCTCAGATCAAGTGAAGAATACTTTAAATATTTGACATTGCTTTATGAAAATGGCATTCATTTTTAGAGGCATTACAAATATGTGCAGTGTTGTCAGAAAAGATCTTAATCTGAAGAAGTAAAATCTAGCACCCATTCTATGAGGTCACGTTTCACTGGAGTTCAATCAGAGAAAAGATGGGGAAGGTTGGTGACAGTAGACCTTGCAGCCTTGGCTGTTGTCTTTATGTTGCATCTGCCTGTGAACGAACGAGGTTTCAAATATATCATCTTGAAGCTGTCACTGCAGGTTCCAACCTGTTCTGCACCTTCTAaactctccctcttccctccagGATCAGTTTCTtgttccacaaatgctgcctgtcctgcagagcatttccagcattttctgcttgcaTTGAGAATTGTATGGACTAGATGTTGTCTCTCTCAGTGGTTAAAGTTCCATTCTTGTCTTACGTTGTGACGTTTAAGTAAAAGAGAGCACAAGAgaaggttatatggttatataatgacCTCACAAAGCTAAGTAATCAGGCGACACCAAACCAAACACAGAATTCTCTCAGCTATCAATGGTGATTTTTTGCCCACCTTCAGTTTGTTCTTGAGGGGCAAATATAATTGTAGCATAGTATGAATCATCAGAGGGAATGGAAGTTGTTAGATTCTGCCGAATATTTTTCCCAGGGACCTGTAGTACAGCATAGTCGATGGAGAATATTGTGGAAATGGGATCATTTGGATtctgaaataaaatttgaaaaaaattgaatatGAATAAAATTTGTCTTCAATTTGTGCATTGCACCAGCTGACTACAGTCCCATTTCAATTGTTTTCAAATACTGTTAGATTGAAATTGCATCAAAATATCTTGTCAGTGAGAATTTTGGGGAACAGTTCTATTGCTATTTTTTTATGTCATTGTAAAGTGATTTTAAGATACATTGAGTAAGTTAGCAGCTTGATACCAGAATGCACAAATGTCGAGCCTTGAGTAAATCTCTTCACATTCCTTAGATCTGCCATCAACTGGACTGCAAGAATCTAGCCTGGAAAGAACCATGGAGATCTACTGCACTTCCCAAGactttctcaacctttatcttaaCCAGAAAATCTATAGTTCATGACGGGACCTTTTTACTACTCCTGAAGAACCATTATGGAGAGGCAGTAAATTATGGCCTTTCCAGCTTCACTCTGCAACTACATAGCCTGGACGAATATAGATGGATTTGCACCGATTGGTTCCCTTCCAATAAACCCTGATGAAAAAGACCACTAATTCTACATGAGTTATGTTCTGTGAAATATACAGTATGTGTCTAATGAGGCACAATCAACCAGAAATGACCACAATCATACTACATTGCTGTATACTTGGTGATGGTTTATCATGTCAATCTCCATGTTTTATTAACAAACactaaagctaaaaaaaaatgattataatGGGATTAAAATAAACCATCTTTAACTTATCATTCAATTAACTTGCTACTTAGAGAACATGGTGAGGCAAAAGAAACAATTGCAAGAAAACTGGCTGCCATTTTGCACTGATAATTAATTTCTGATGCTGGGTGAGAAACAAACATAAACCACAATGTTGAGGAAAAACTTCCCTGTTACTCATCAAAATGAAGCCATTGTATCTTTTACATCCACCTCTGGCATGGCAGGATATCAATGGAAAGACAACATCCCAAAGACTGCTGCATTCCTTCAACTTTATATCAGCCGAAGATTTATGTTCGGGTCACTGGAGAGGAACTTCAAACAACGAGCTCTTGGCTCACAGGTGGTGTTATCACTGAATCATGTGATGGTGACAAGAGCTTCCATATACATTATATGCACGAGCCTTACGTTCCTGCACCTAGCTTGGCCTTAACCTATGTTATCTCATACAATGTTTAATTTGCTCATGGGATAGAACACATGAGAGTATTTATGTTATTCCTCAGAATGTTGCAGGTGTGGGCACAATGAGGGTAATCTGCAGCCTATCCAGTCCTCTGTAGTCTGAAATGGTTATCtaccattttatttatttctctctccttcccctctctcttttccattTATTTTGATGACTCTCTTTCttgctttctctctttctctcccactctcttagTCCTTCCTTCTCTGGATACTCTCTGATACATCAGTCAGCTGAAGTGTACTCACCTGAGCATTGGATTCTAATGTAGGGGGATTGGTATCAGGATCTATAAAGGGAAAGTGAATTATTAAACGCTGCTTAAAAAAAACCAGTCATAATAAGACATACTTTACCTAACACCAGAGTATTTGTAGAAATGAAGCCATCAACATGTTTAAATCTGAATTCCATTCAGTAAGTTCAGTTAATAGTCACCTTGAACTCCAATTCCTTCTTCCTACATTTGACACAGATCAGTTTGTATCTCAAATTGCTGATCTGGCATTGGATTCTTGTTATATTTGCAGAGCTTTGGAAAAACTGAACAAAGCAACTATGGGGCACTACTGAGATCAGCTCTCTTTCCCTATTGCAACAAATAATGTGGAGTATTCTGACATGCAGAATAAAATAACTGAAGTGGAACCAAAGCACAAATAATATTAAGGCTTCTGAGACACTGATTACCTTGTCTTTAGTAGAAATTGACTGAAATTAATAACTAATTTCAGAAATTATTATCTACTCTGTAATCATTATTCCCTTTCAGGGAAGATATTAAAGAACATAAAGCTAAAATTCATTAGGATAGACAATGTTTAtagcagatacataattccaatCTGAAATGCTATTTAAATTCTCTGTATATGTTTTGTATTTGCACTGTATATGAAAGGCTGAAACTGATCTACAGCATTGGTCCTTTCAACAATAAACAAATGGAACCCATGTGCTTATATTGCAAACCAGTGTTTTTTTTGAATAATTATTTGTTCATTTATATCAATAATCCAGAAACCTGGTGTCAGTACAAAAGTTGCAAAAAACACTATAAACAAACAAATTGGTTAATGTCCTTTTGGGACAATTCAGGCCCAGTGTGAGTGAGCTCTTGAAAGAAGCAATTCTACAGTATGAGGAACAGCACCGCTGTCTGTTTCTTCAGGTTTTAATGAACCCATACTAAActatgccagcaacccaggttcaaatctagcactgtctataagttgtttttactttcactCCCTGacctgcatgggattcctctgggtgctccaatttcctcccaccctccaaacacaTCCGGTGTTCATTTGGTGTAATTGGACAACACAGGTTTCAACAGTCAGAATCGGCTTCTTctttaaatgaattttaaaatggaaatttaaatgaATGACGCTAATGGATGTGATAAATAATGTGATTATATTTGACAAGGTCTGTGCCCATCTATGTCAGGACAATAACCTGCAGGAAATCTGGGAAATTAGAAATAAACAAGAATTGTGGTGAAAGTAATCTGCATTTCATTTTGCTTCACTTATGCAGATACTGCAAACTAAGCAAGATTTGCAAATATTCTGGTCAGGTAATATCCCAAAACAGCTTTTTATAAAGCGATGAGTGGAATTTTCTTTACCTGATCTGTTGCTTTAGTTCATCCGAAGGGAAAAAAGTTGTACAACTCACCTTTTTTTTTGGGTTGGTATCTGATTAAAATGTAAATTAATAGACTGATGATGGCAAAAGCAGTTATTACTACTGCAAGGATTATGTCAATTCTTGGACCCTTTTTTCTGAAATTTGTCACGTTGAATGAGGTGTATTTTTGCTCTGGAGTAGTCGGCGATCCTTCTACAAAAAATGGACAATATctcatttattttgatattaGCAGAATATTTAGTAAATTGAATTTCAGTCAAAAGGAAATCTCAGTTATCATGCCCTATCACATTTCAAGCTGATACTATTGCATATGTATCTTGTACAAAAGTTGGTTTTGATGAAACTGTATTATAATTTGTAATATTCAAattgaaaatttacattttttGCCACATGTTCCAGCAGTATGTATCATCAGGAAGAAAATAATTGATAGTGGAGTATTTCTATTCATTGGTTATGTTTTGAACGATTTAAATGAAGCAAATGGGATCTAGTTGGGGATGGAGAGGACAGGGATGAAATAATGAAGAAAAGgatatataaaaatacaaaatgaaatttcAGTGAAATGCCATAGACTTCTTTTTACTGCATTAAAAGCTTTGATCCCTGGATTGATGGTGATGGTAGAGCAAAGGAATATGCTGGGCTATGAGGTTGCATTTTGCAGTTGAGTGCAATTCTGATGGCCTGCAGCACCTCATGGATTTGCAGCCCTGAGTTGCTAGATCTGTTTTTAGACTGCCACATTTAGTATGGAGGTAGTGCCGCTCAATAAAATGGTGTATTtttaagtcaagttcattgttatctgattgcacaacctGATGAACAGTGTTTGGTTCCTCATCTCCTGTCACAGACCCAATCTAGCAGCAATATCCTTTGGTACTCATCCAGCTTAGTAATTAGTGAAAGTTTAACCTGATGGAATGAGATATAATGGGTCCCAAAGTCAATGTTGAGAACTCTCATGGCATTTCTCTCCCCACTGCTACCTCTGTTGGGCATGTCCTTCCAGTGGGACAGGACGTCCCCAGGGATAGAGATGGTGGCGTTTGGGATGTTGACTGTAAGGTATAATTCTCTGGGTATGACAACATCAGGTTAATGCTTGCCTGGTCTGTGGAACGGCTTTGCTGATTTCATCACAAGCCTTCTGATCTTTTTGAGGGTCGACAGAGAAGTATTTGCCATTGACCTTTTAATGTGGATTCCCAGCTATTTGTTACAACTAAATGGTTTGCTATAAAATTTCAGAGAGCAGTTACAATATAACATtcttaaattcaattcaattactttgtaaataatatttctcttcaAATGTATTCATAAACTTTATACAATTAAACAGTTTGTGCTTTATGCAAGTGTTGGTTTAAAATATGTAATTGTGATTTGCATAGTCCACATATCTGTCTCTGTAACTGCATTCATATTTACATTAAATGACATATTTTGATGTGATGACGGTACTTGCTTTCTGTTCACTTAAAAATGTATGGTGTTAGGTGTCTGTAATTACTCAGTGAATATGAATTTAAACTCATGGTTCTACACTTGGTCTCACCGATGTATAAAAGGCTACAGTTACCAATCTATAAAAGGCTATAGTTTGGACAAGATAAATCTGAATCTCCACCTCACCTGGAAGAAATGTTTGGATCCttggatggtggtgaggaaggagatgaAGAGCTAAATGTTGCAACTCTTCTTGCATATATATCTTGTACAAAAGACCAAACATGAATGAGTTGACTGTTTGGCAAAGCACCTGCATTCTATTCATTATGGTCATCTTCCAGTTGCATGCCATGATGACTCTCCTTCACATTTCCACACTGACCTGTCCATCCTCAATTTTCTCCACTGCTATGGTGAGGCAAAATGCAAACTAGATGAACAGTGCCAAGCATTCTGTTTGGATAGCCTGTAActcaatggtatgaacattgaattttctcaTTTTCAGGTAACCCACACCCTTTGTGTTCCTTTTTCCACTCCTACAGTCCATCCAGGTTCCCTTCCTTTGTTCAACTTAAAAAAATCCTTGGGTTCGCTCACTACCAAGATACATTATCCTCTaccacctccacccctccccctcctggtcCAGCTGCCCATCATCTACACATCTATTTACCTGGGTTTCTTCTCCCTTAGTTTAATTTTTATACTCCCTCCCACCCTGGTTCCATCTGTATATTACCCTTCTTTTATCTGGTTCCACCTATTAACTCTTGTCTCCACCCTCCCCTGCTGAGTTTTATCTGATTaattcccctcccccaaatcaTTTGTTTTCACCTATGTCATCTCGACACTGTCTCAATACTCTTCTATCCTTCTCCCACGTGTCTGCATCTCCCCATCATGTatcaatgaggggaaatttggtagaggtttacaagattatgagaggcatagacggAGTGGATATGAGTAGgcattttccacttagattggtggagataaatacgagaggtgatagttttaagctgaaatggaaaaggtttaggggaacattagaggggaccacattagggagaagttcttcacacagagtgcggaatgagctgccatttgatgtggtCAATGTAGGCtcaatcttgtgttttaagaataaattagacagatgatgggagagatctggagggttatagaatgggaTCAGGTCCAAGGGACTAGCGAGATGATGGTCGACGCAGTATAgaggggctgaatgacctgttttcagtgctgcagcattctatggttctatgtggtTTCACCTGTCACTGAAGTCTTCTGTCTCACCCCTTCCCTCTTACTTTtatgtctctctcccttttacattttcaGTCATGGTGCTCGGTTTCAACCTGAAACCTTGACCACACTTtgcctcctctgatgcttcttgATCAGCATAatattcttccagcagtttggttttttttttgctccatattTCAGCATCTGTATTATCATTGTTGAAGCATAATTTTAATTATATTATGCcttgtggcttggtacaacagcaATAATGAAGAAACTGGCCTTTGGCAAAACTTAATTGGAAAGAGAAGAAGGAGGGACAAAACTATTATCCATTTTATGTAAAACATAGAAACTGGTTTTAATAGCTTTGGAAACAAATAAAGACTGGGACTGTACTGTGCCACAGCTGGTAGAGGTACTGCCTCACTGCTCTTGTGACCTTAGTTTAACCTTGACTTCTAGTGACGATTGCATACAGTTTGTGTGCATCTGGCGATGCATCTCCAATTCCCTCCCATATTTCAAAAGAAACATCCTGGCCAAGGTCGTTTCCCCTAGTGTGTGGAGTTAGATGAGAATGTTGGGAGGATAAAATGAAATTACTGTAGGTTTAGTGTATCTGGGTGCTTGATTGTCAGTATCGATTgagtgggctgaagggtccatCTCTGTGGTATATCACTCTAAGATTTATAATCCCCTTCATACAAAGACTAGTTTTGAAAGAAATGCAAAAACTGCATGTGTTGAAAAAGGCATTCATTTAGATGAAAGCTCTAGCCTGTAGACAATGTGCACTTTTATTATTTCACGCTTTCATTGTGTTCTTTTTTGTTACACTATAGAGATAACCACTGAACAAGAAAATGTTAGCAAAATGTTGACAGACAaacaaaaatctgaagacttgcAACATCTAAATTTCCCCAGCAATTGAGCTATTAATAGAAACTCTCTACCTTGAGAGAGTATTCTGGTATGCAATAGTGTGCTCGGTCCAATTGTTTCATCATCTGGCATTTTTATTTACCTCATAATATCTACTTTGACAAATCTTGCTTGTTTGACTTTTGCAATTAGTCATAATGTATTCTATAACATATCATTCATTATATAACagataaatgtaatttttatgtgGATATTTTGTCAAGTTAAAAAAACATAACGTGTTGGGAAACTCCTTTACCAATTATTTTACACAGTATGTGGTTTGAAAAACCACAGAAACTGCTCTTTCCTTAAAAAGTGTAAAGGATCATTAGCTCACTGACCATTTTTATACCTGAGCCCACATACATGAATGGAATATTCATTGAGAAAGAATGATTCTGGAGTTTGTTTGCTAGTCTATGTAAGATACAGTTCACTGACTCATGACTCACAGCCTACGCTCACAATTTTATAAATGTGTCTGATTTCTAATAATCATGAGTAATATCTTGAATGAGTAAGATTAATTTCAAGTTTTCCTACTGATTATCATTTTTGACAGAGATATCTTCCTGTCTGGCATTagagtgcacaaaatcattgccTTTTAGTTGTTCAACTGTTcaaccaatttttttaaatgttgaagaGTTACACCACTTTAATTTTAGGAGGGGTTTTCTCAATTGTGTATGGAGTTAACATCGTAAAAGCAAGAGGGAAAGCCAGTTAAATTCAGTAATGAGAAACTCAATTGCTCGCTGTTTAGTTTGATAAAAAGGTATTGAAGCCATGTTGTGCATATCAATCTTTGAAGACTAGAAAATATATAACTTCTGGTTAAATTCTAGAGTGCAGTGGggaatcaattttttcttttaaaagtgGTTGCTTTGTCTTTAAGGTTACAGTTCGCAAAACTGtaagatcacaagatacaggaaGAAGTAGACCCATTGACCCGTCGAGTGTGCTCAATTCTAATCACAAGCTGATCTATCCTCCCATTCattcccactccctggctttctccccataatccttgatgccctgactaatcaaaataCCTGCCttaatacacccagtgacctcaTTTGCATAGctgcctatggcaacaagttccacagactcatgaccctctgactaattTTTTTCCGCACCTCTATTTTAAATttacgcccttttatcctgaagttgtgccctcatgTCCTAGACTTCCTtacatgggaaacatccttgccacatctaatctgtccaggcctttcagcatctgAAATGACTCTAGGATGTccgccctcatccttctgtattccaacaaatacagtccaagagctatcAATCATTCTAATGTAGAATCCTATGTAATCACCAAGGTTGGAATATCTGCTTAATATTTCATATGATTATGTATAGGGGTTGAAGTTTGTTTTGAAATGTTCTTTCCTTTGAATTCAATAGAAACAAATTTCAGACAAAATTTTCATTGCTCCACTGGCAAAAGAGCCATTCCAGCAGCAATTTCAATCTGTGTATTTTAATTAAGTAATTAAAAAGTCTCCCAAAGCTACTGCTAATGTTATGTTTGTCTTCAATAGGTACCATTTCAAAGAACTCTTTTAGTTCCCTATGTGATACAACCTTTTCCTTTTCTACCCAACCAATCCCAAAAAACACAAAAAACCATCTTCATGTGAATAAACACTGAGATAAACCACTGTTATATTATTATTGGCTGCATTTCATTCTGCCTTGATTAGCcagtgaggttgatggctgttccagtctatagttaataaaagcctatcagtttcacaacttttttttgtgattattgatggtgcctcACATTGGATTGAAGATGGATGTATGGGTAATGATTAAGGGTATTTCCtcattatttttataaaatgacTCATTCGTTCTCAGAAATGAATATAACGCAGAATAAATATTCTAATTTGTTTTAGCAGAAACTAAATTGTGgagataatttttaaatttaaatttaaatttagagatagagcacaataaaaggcccttccagcccacaactctatgcccccaaatacaccaattaacctaaaaccacgcacgttttgaatggtgggaagaaaccgaagcacctggaggaaacacacacacacacaacacacacacacacacacacacacacacacacacacacacacacacacacacacacacacacacacacacacacacacacacacacacacacacacacacacacaaggggagaacatccaaactccttacagataatacTGCATCCAAACCCGGATCActtgtgctgtaacagtgttgcactaacccttacactaactgtgccacgcATATCTATAGCAGGCTGAAAAATATTCATTGCTATTTTAATAAGCTTTTTACAATCTTGCACAATTGCAAACAAGCTTCATGAAACACAGGGACATTAAAGAAAAGGATGAATGTAACTTGGTAAATAACCAGGTGCAATTTTGTAAATAATGGAAGAAAAGGGAGATAACTACCATGAAACAGAGTCTGATGTATGATGGCTTTCAAACTATGATTTAATGTGAACGTCTTTAACTATAATATAACACTCTTTGTATGGTTGTTTCAAACTTTACAGATACATCTGCCAGTGTATTTGTTAATAACATTTTTGTGTATATTGTGCCTCCGTTCACTAACTTTATCAATGTTACGGTATCTATGCATATCGAATTAAGAAAGCAGCTGATCTATTAGACTTTACGAAATGATGACCTATGAAGCGTCGATATGTTAATATCTGCTCAAAGGAATTTTATCTTTAAAATAAATCATCCTGCTAATTTTTATATCTTTCCAGAGGATAAACTTGTAACAATATATGCAAAGATTTTTTTCATGGAATCACTTGAATGCTTGAAGAAGCTGCAGACATACCAGTAAAGGTAACAGTGATGTTTGTTACATTGGCTTTCTTCATTTTGAAAGTCTCAGCAACTGAAAGCAGTTCACACCCATATGTTCCCGAGTCATTCTTCTTTAGCTGCTCAATTGACATTGTCGCTATGTGTTTGTCAAGGTCCCATAACAAATGGATTTGGTCAATAGCCGAGGCATTTCTTGTCATTAGATGGATTTCTCCAACTTTTTTTTGGTCTTTGTACCACACCAGCCTCATATCTTCAGTGATATTTCCCTCAGAAAGCCTACAGTTGATGGTAGCTGATTCCCCGTGGTTCTTCTTAATTGTTGCTGGGTATTGCCAAAGAGTAAGAGTTTCATCTACCAATAAAAACAGTAGAGTTATTCATGTAGTGGAATGAGGAAGCTCATGTATAAATGACGTCAGTTACAGTCCAGCCTAATGAAGTCGCTTTGTTATTCAa from Narcine bancroftii isolate sNarBan1 chromosome 9, sNarBan1.hap1, whole genome shotgun sequence harbors:
- the LOC138742599 gene encoding uncharacterized protein, which produces MKKMVIILLAHQIYLALSVPFWQNAVDETLTLWQYPATIKKNHGESATINCRLSEGNITEDMRLVWYKDQKKVGEIHLMTRNASAIDQIHLLWDLDKHIATMSIEQLKKNDSGTYGCELLSVAETFKMKKANVTNITVTFTEGSPTTPEQKYTSFNVTNFRKKGPRIDIILAVVITAFAIISLLIYILIRYQPKKKDPDTNPPTLESNAQNPNDPISTIFSIDYAVLQVPGKNIRQNLTTSIPSDDSYYATIIFAPQEQTEGGQKITIDS